One window from the genome of Diabrotica virgifera virgifera chromosome 6, PGI_DIABVI_V3a encodes:
- the LOC126885855 gene encoding zinc finger protein 726-like gives MEVKQENSEEALAPCKVEIEYNNLDDALFLLDGFKCEIKKESTGKSTHYTYDYLDLKEHPVSPKIEQHDNKLDPFEENQNTEKGYLRKENKMEITETPIGPSSYEGSYMSPHAAGKSLNENMKVTTGQGPYKCEICCKQFTTGGYLKTHLRLHTGETPYQCEICLKQFLTASNLKVHLRVHTGEKPHKCEICFKQFREAGTLKKHLRLHTGETAYQCEICFKQFSQAGTLKIHLRLHTGEKPHKCEICFKRFVQAGDMKKHLRVHTGEKPYKCEICFKQFSEAGTLKKHLRVHTGEKPHKCEICFQQFSQAVFLKRHLSVHTGEKPHKCEICFKQFSQAFFLKTHLRVHTGEKPHKCEICFKQFSEAGNLKKHLRVHTGEKSHKCEICFKQFSKAGTLKRHLRSHTVEKPS, from the exons atggaagtaaaacaagaaaatagcGAGGAAGCCCTGGCACCCTGTAAAGTAGAAATAGAATATAATAATTTGGATGATGCTCTTTTTCTTTTGGATGGCTTTAAATGTGAAATTAAGAAAGAATCAACTGGCAAAAGTACACACTACACATATGACTATTTAGACTTAAAGGAACATCCTGTAAGTCCTAAAATAGAACAACATGATAATAAACTTGATCCATTTGAAGAAAACCAAAACACTGAGAAAG GATATCTCCGAAAGGAAAACAAAATGGAAATTACGGAGACACCAATTGGACCTTCATCTTACGAAGGAAGTTATATGAGTCCACATGCTGCAGGAAAATCATTAAATGAGAATATGAAAGTTACAACCGGTCAAGgaccttacaagtgcgaaatttgttgtAAACAATTTACTACAGGAGGttatttgaaaacacatttgagattgcacactggagaaacaccttatcagtgtgaaatttgtttaaagcagtttctTACAGCTAGtaatttgaaagtacatttgagagtgcacactggagaaaaacctcacaagtgtgaaatttgttttaaacaatttagagaagcaggtactttaaaaaaacatttgagattgcacactggagaaacagcttatcagtgtgaaatttgttttaagcagtttagtcaagcgggtactttaaaaatacatttgagattacacactggtgaaaaacctcacaagtgtgaaatttgttttaagcgatTTGTTCAAGCAGGTGatatgaaaaaacatttgagagtgcacactggagaaaagccttacaagtgtgaaatttgttttaaacaatttagtgaagcaggtactttaaaaaaacatttgagagtgcacactggagaaaaacctcacaagtgtgaaatttgttttcagcagtttagtcaagcagtttttttgaaaagacatttgagtgtgcacactggagagaaacctcacaagtgtgaaatctgttttaagcagtttagtcaagcattttttttaaaaacacatttaagagtgcacactggtgaaaaacctcacaagtgtgaaatctgttttaagcagtttagtgaagcaggtaatttgaaaaaacatttgagagtgcacactggagaaaaatctcacaagtgtgaaatttgttttaaacaatttagtaaagcaggtactttaaaaagacatttgagatcACACACTGTAGAAAAGCCCTcctaa